The following proteins are encoded in a genomic region of Pyricularia oryzae 70-15 chromosome 6, whole genome shotgun sequence:
- a CDS encoding mitochondrial inner membrane protein codes for MKFFTGLALAFITRTFLDSEIPDCHRQLYPRRSRYQTVTLEASQEMASRASLRPLLRPDPKRMLGTLSFSAAAGATIRASQLLPLNPALKPVQSSSTFWGFHRLLQLPHGRNFHSATPLSSHPSSNNGNPPRPSSADTSDSIPIAMPPPEGTGEPAAPIDPPASSPSAEPSEQPSELEQKGTSSETSPHQEQQQQQQQQQSSPAADEPTPSTSPDPSSDAKSPTQPLTARLTNAIDNLQTRLLAGQQTLNDLTGYSSIEQIKHQNAELETQLAAAQDHLRHARQAYKTAHSARASTQREVTTLLARKDGWSPLDLERFTTLYRQDHQLETEAQRAARELTEAEDDEARLSAALTNGIMRRYHEEQVWSDRIRRASTWGTWGLMGVNILLFLVLQFVAEPWRRRRLVRSIAEGEKPMMDEVKQELEAVRGALAAFEKSTAAAAAAAVQATPAAEPALSSAQAFVDQVEVVGTAPDEVVVIAGTDPEPTSPPPQPWTEVIVDPKLWGPVLSDLYSERRIDLTMREVSIIALEGALAGAVIFAGAFALLVRN; via the exons ATGAAATTCTTCACCGGGCTTGCCCTCGCCTTCATTACTCGAA CATTTCTTGATTCCGAGATCCCAGACTGCCACCGCCAATTGTACCCCCGAAGGAGTCGGTACCAGACAGTAACCCTCGAGGCGTCTCAAGAGATGGCGTCCCGCGCGTCGTTGCGACCGCTTCTCCGACCGGACCCGAAGCGCATGCTCGGGACGCTATCCTTCTCTGCTGCTGCAGGAGCAACAATTCGTGCATCTCAATTGTTGCCCTTGAACCCGGCTCTCAAGCCGGTACAGTCGTCCTCGACATTCTGGGGCTTCCACAGGCTGCTCCAACTGCCACATGGTCGGAATTTCCACTCGGCAACCCCTCTATCGTCACATCCGAGCTCCAACAATGGCAACCCTCCGCGGCCATCATCTGCCGATACCAGCGATTCCATACCAATTGCCATGCCGCCCCCAGAGGGAACCGGGGAGCCGGCAGCACCAATTGACCCCCCTGCCTCCTCACCATCAGCTGAGCCAAGCGAGCAGCCGTCCGAGCTAGAGCAAAAGGGAACCTCTTCAGAAACATCTCCCCaccaagaacaacaacaacaacaacaacaacaacaatcaTCCCCCGCCGCAGACGAACCTACCCCCTCGACGTCCCCAGACCCATCCAGCGACGCAAAGAGCCCGACCCAGCCCCTCACCGCGCGCCTCACCAACGCCATCGACAACCTCCAGACCCGCCTCCTGGCCGGCCAGCAGACCCTCAACGACCTGACGGGCTACTCGTCGATCGAGCAGATCAAACACCAAAACGCCGAGCTCGAGACgcagctggcggcggcgcaggaCCACCTCCGGCACGCGCGGCAGGCGTACAAGACGGCGCACTCGGCGCGGGCCTCGACGCAGCGCGAGGTGACGACGCTGCTGGCGCGCAAGGACGGCTGGTCGCCGCTGGACCTGGAGCGCTTCACGACTCTGTACCGCCAGGACCACCAGCTCGAGACCGAGGCGCAGCGCGCCGCGCGCGAGCtgaccgaggccgaggacgacgaggcccGCCTCTCGGCCGCCCTGACCAACGGCATCATGCGCCGGTACCACGAGGAGCAGGTCTGGAGCGACCGCATCCGCCGCGCCAGCACCTGGGGAACCTGGGGCCTCATGGGCGTCAacatcctcctcttcctcgtcctgcaGTTCGTCGCCGAGCCGTGGAGGCGCCGCAGGCTGGTCAGGAGCATCGCCGAGGGCGAGAAGCCCATGATGGATGAGGTCAAGCAGGAGCTCGAGGCTGTCAGGGGCGCCCTGGCTGCGTTTGAGAagagcaccgccgccgccgccgccgccgctgtccAGGCAACCCCTGCTGCTGAGCCTGCGCTGTCATCAGCGCAAGCGTTTGTAGACCAAGTCGAGGTCGTCGGTACGGCGCCTGACGAGGTTGTTGTCATAGCCGGAACTGACCCTGAGCCTACGTCTCCCCCTCCCCAGCCCTGGACTGAGGTTATCGTAGATCCGAAGCTGTGGGGCCCAGTTCTCTCAGACCTGTACAGTGAGCGGAGGATCGACCTTACAATGCGTGAGGTTTCCATCATCGCACTAGAGGGTGCCCTGGCTGGAGCAGTAATTTTCGCCGGTGCGTTCGCCTTGCTGGTGAGGAATTGA